aaatgtaaaacttatataaaatgcgcATATAGtagatatttttgatttattaaaataataatattctcattGGTTTCTTTTAGGGGTTCAATGATGAGTTTACAGTCTGCTATTAGTGGAAGATCAGAGGCTAGTTCATCATTATCCAGATGAAAAGCAATGGAGGTAAATATTGAATTGCAAGAaacatgaaattattttagttttaatcttttagtgatatgttataaaaacacGAATCTCTCATttgtatttaagaaaattagttTTCTTAAACATCATTTTAGAATgcaatttagattttaattaatctgttattttaatttttgacgcGGTTGCTTCTATGTACACATCACTAATCCAACTCTTAAGCCTAAAATACTCACGTTGACAATTACAAAGccaatgatatattatatagttaaataataatacagtatataacaatgttaactacttaaactttattttcatataaagatgaaatatagtggaaaaatattcaaaataaaatcttgtacattttatatagatcgtactgcaatatatatatatatatataaaataaagaccGTTGCAAGAGCGTATTATAATTTCCAGCTCTAAAGTAAACGGTAATACAAATTGTGCAATTGAATTGtgatttaagattaatttatataaacacatatatttacacataaaGAACACGGGTAACGAAAAATGTTCTTCCCTCAAGATTACATTTTACTCAAAGTATTCTTAAAGAAAGCTATATAAAAGAGCTAATATTTatagtacattaaaaaacattCCATTGCTCCGAGTAATAGaacatgtatttaaatttttgacacattttcacgaattttttaatatagtatgCAAGAAGATTAATAAGTTGTAGGATCACAacataactttaataatatttcttgtgtattaatttaacattaatatgtttaaagtaaattaactaaatgtattttctagctatctaaaaattaatgaaaacatgtaatatattctgaataatttattatatcattaaatgttaaaattaatgcaaCATACTTTcaagaaaatgaatttttagaaattaaacagagagaaaactaattttgagagagtataataatatatatacaatttaataaatgtgaatAAGTTTCagtagcaaaatattttcatattttaatgttaatttttagatagcttataaaaattcattaattttatacataatattgtatttgtatataaattttattttatgacaaaatagtatcaatatgattaaaatgtagtaaaattagataaggttaattttaaaatgcaggatgaaaagaaataattgagaaaaataaatattgtatataaatattatatattattaaatatagtcaattagaatgaataatataaaaacagagAAAGAATGTGTTAAAAGAATACATTCATACTTTCGATAGAAaacattctattaaaatacacagagaaaacttttatataaaaaattatctttaattaccacataatttgtaaaattacaatctctatttagaaattaactGTATCAGTGAATAGAAATATTCTTCCCATGTATTCTTAACAAATTCCGTCTTGATGATAACCAATTACAATTAGTAATAGTtcaattaaagaaagaatgtatttttcaaatgaaGATTTTTAGAATGGACACAAAAAACACATGTGTTTTTGTTAGATTAGTACATAGatgatgtaattataatattatataatctgccagttatatttgttaaatagttaattaaaaatgtcatgTTCACCAGTTATTTGTCACAACAGAATCTACAAAAATTTGCTGTTTTAGAATGTAGTTATGTAACTAGTATGTGTGAAGAGTGtatgtagtatatattattacagcaaaaaatatagaatgtataaatttatcgtttgaataataagatatttacaaAACTTTACCATGTAATAATGCAATATGCATCTTCTTTActctaaaaattatgatattactTGGATTGAGAACAAAATGACATAACATGTTACTGATTTGAAGTATTACGTACTGTGACCTAGCTAGtagttgttatttttattgtcatcGTACATCAATGTTGAAGGCAATAAAGTTCAaacagatttattaaattattattattgaatattaatctaTTTCAAAGTTTAACATTTACAGGCAATAATTATACATCTTGAGTAATCTTCTCAGATtaggataaataaataacaaaaagagTGGTTTTAACAATTTCTTTGGCTTTTCATAACATTGTATTctacaatacatacatatatattgaagtgtatacatacatacatatatacgtacatatatatctgtatacaCTTTACAACTGTACATTTTACACGTCCATTTTATATgtagtaatgtatatataaaacgctTCGACATTTTACTAGactaggatatatatatatatatgcaataataatgttCCCAAAGCCATGTATCTTTATACATAGATCATGTGCAGGAACTCTTGATtttctatcatattttttaacatccatcttaaaaagagagagatgaaatataaaattatttttatcttttcattgtatcaaaaattacaaaatatataaaaattcgtcCTTTGGATAAAAACAAAGAGACGAAGTACAAAAGatgcttaatatttttattgatatatagtATCGCATTATTTTGCagcatgattattttttaaacaatatgaaaaatgcaatgtaaatacatttataatatccaattataataatctccttttatttttatagaaaaagaaattaggaaaaattatataaatacatcatTTCTATTACTCCTCATGAAACatcttaaaatatctcataataataattgagatTGTTGTATAGGCAGGAaagatatgcaaaaaatacaaaatctggTAAGTATTTAGTTTCTAATTGGTAgagattattgatattaaatataattgatagaaattattaatattcaataataaaatgtcaatatgTTAGATATATAGCTTGGAATGTTTTACCTCACATTAATTTTAGGCATACATATTGAGGAGTAGATTAATTTATCAcacgataataaatttacaataaaatatatagatagaaatataataaaaaaactaataatgaatatgaatatCTCTAAGATTTTTCTAAGTAATATCATACTTTGGAAAGAGAGAACTCTTACAGTATGAATATTTGGAAGATTTTggaattcttttaaatatttttttctcacacaCAAATATCAATTCTCTTTGCTGCagttaaacttaaaaaatatatagttatgaaGTGGATGTTATGTTcttatcatatatatctttgattaTGAAACTGTAGAAGAGTAGtcatatttagatttaataattaaagtgcATCAGGACAAAtccacaaatataatataaatataatataaatccttGGCAGTGCTCGTATGGGAAAAAAGTCATCGATTAATGTTTCTATagtcaaagatatatatataaatgtaatgcgattttattatactttggcatttctctttttaaacttttttttataaggatACAGTtgagtttttcttttctagcATTCTTCTGatctaattttttctctattctaatttaattattttcttctaaaataaaattctattcttgcatcatttttttcgaaagattTGTCATATTGGAGCGCAAGTGAGTGAAAAACAAAgtgcgcaatatttttattgcatgtaTATGCCATTAGAATAAGAATGAAAATTGAGAAGAAATATTGgaatagaggaaatatttgatctcGATAATTCTAAATCAGAAGAAACTGACTGTGTTAACAATATTAACTAACAATATCAGGTTAGCATGACTTCTTATctcagttttaaaataaacagagaAACTTTAACTTTCTTAGCTACatgatttaacaatatttatacattgaaaTAATGGATCAAGATTTTCCTAacatctattataatatttggcAGAAAAAATAGATTGGATAGGCAAACCTCCTTAAAGTATATTAAGGTATAAATATTGAtcgattaaatttcttttggcATTTTTAAGTACTGGTGACACCTTTACGAGCTactaaaagatttaatactGGATGCTTTCTTATATAAGAAACTGCTTTTTTATGAGTTACCATTGTGAAATCGTACCCATTAcactgtaaaattttatcatgcaTCCTAAGACCACTTTTTGCAGCTGGCGATCCTTCGTGTACTTCTGTTACATATATAccctgaaaagaaaaatttatgttaagctcttatattatcttaaaataataaaaatcgtaTCTGtgagtgaaatattttaaataatataatatcttacatTGTCTGTATAACCCTGTGGACTTTTTGTAAAGTCCTGATCAATTCCACCACCGATTTTAAAGCCACATTTCAGGACTTTTTCACCATTCTCATTATATTCTGACTCTTTCTCCAATGTAATTggtatctataattaattaataaatatgtacaatataaaatatgatgcgCAATAATGTCAAAAGCattattgtttgaaaaatgctgcctgttaaattatatttaaaggaaATAATATCTCCTCGATATCTTAGGTTTACTAAACCCTAAGATATTCACTACAGTGTGAGCTCCTAAGGTGCGAGCCCTTATAAGAAAAAGTCTGTATACAGGCTGTAGCTAACACATTTATGTGACAGAATTGAGGAATACGTACGCTTAGGCACTCCATTGCGGTACCCGGCTGATGCTGAAAGGCCATTTTCGCGCACATAATAAGGAACTTGAGCTGTACTACGTTTTCCTCTTAACAAATCTTTCAGGTGATTCACGTACAAGCAATCGCTCacgcgaataataaattttcaatacgCGTTTTGCGACTTGCAAATATGCAATATTCGAACAGGTGAAAAAATTCGGCTTTCGTGCAAACGTTTTATATTCTAATGCGAATGTTGGAGTAgacgaaaattttttctaaattttcaagCGGGAACAGATGATCACAACTGGACACTGGACTTTCTGAATGAGCTGTGACGCTTGACAGTCATGCGCATATCGAGCCAGACGCTAGACGTATGAATCACATTGAGCAATCAAATAAGCTCTATAGTACGCTGGAGGAAGCCTTCCTATACTATCCTATAGAAAATCAGGGCAGCAAAATTAGAAAGAGACACTTATATTCTTGGGCGGATTTctgtctcttttatatttcactgcatatttttcaaataaaaggtatcttgaaaaataacaaatatgatGCTTCTTTTTAATTAGCTAATAAATGCAGAAATTAGTCTGTTCTaaacgtaatatatttattttttcgattcGGACAAGTGCTTTTAGGTTACGATATTGTTTAATgtgtcatttatatatatttttcttcttttaaataaatattataataaaattaataaaaggcgatttttaaatacgaaTTTGCTTTTTGAAAATAGTAATTGTTTAcataagaagaataaaaattaaattacattatcaaaaatctttttctaacAGTAACAAGTAAAATGTAAAGAGAGCAAAATTTGAAAGAGGAGATtgcaaagaattaaaaaatgattttgtttaaataggGACGGAGAAGgaaataatgtgtaaaatactataaaacaTTCTATGAGTACAAGCATTATGAAAATgttgaagaataatttattaaggaCATCATGGTGTAAACTACGTGCCCGGTATACACATAAAGATGCATCTATATCAAAGGGAGAACTTAAAGAATGTAATATTGCAAAGATAAGAAACATTGGCATATTGGCACATATTGATGCTGGTTAGTATTTCCATCATGTTaactataaacaaaatttgatttgtctAAACAAACaagtctataaatatatatatatttttttttttcaggaaaGACCACCACAACCGAGAGGATGTTATTCTATTCTGGTCTCATCAGAAATATGGGAGAAGTGCATCATGGCAATACAGTTACTGATTATATGGAGCAGGAGCGTCAGAGAGGGATAACCATCACCTCGGCTGCTGTTACATTTAATTGGAAAGATTATCGCTTTAATTTGATAGATACTCCTGGTCATATTGATTTTACCATGGAGGTTGAACAAACTTTACAAATATTAGATGGTGCAATTATAGTTCTGGATGGTTCCGCTGGTGTAGAAGCCCAGACCTTAACAGTTTCCAGACAAGCGGACAGGTATAATATTCCTCGAATAATCTATGTTAACAAAATGGACAGAGCAGATGCTAATTTTGATATGAGTTTACAGTCTATTGAATCCAAAATAAACATAGAGACATTACCTATTCAAATTCCCATGAAAGAAGCAGGGGTCTTAGAAGGCATCGTAGATGTAATAACTATGGAAAAGTtgacatttgataaaaaacattatggtataaatctaataaaaacaaaaataactgAAAATGATAATGGAAGATTGTGGGACATAGCCAGTGAGAAACGACGAATATTGACTGATAAATTGTCTGACTTGGATGATAAACTAgctgatattattatagaacaAGAATCTCTGGAAAATTTGCAACCGCAAATATTAGTCGATTCGTTACGCAGAATCACCACAAGTAGGAAAGGTGTGCCTGTAATATTAGGAAGTTCCTATAAGAATATGGGAGTACAGCCTCTAATGGATAGCGTCATTCTTTATCTGCCGTCGCctcaaaatgtaaaagatttaaatccATATAAATACTTTGAGAATAAACTGGCAGCTAGAGTCTTCAAGATTGTTCATGATAAGCAGAGAGGTCCGATCACTTTCTTCAGAATTTATTCCGGCAATATGAAGAAGGGCCAGAAGCTGTATAACATGACACGCGAACAAAGTGAACAGTGTACTCGGCTGTACCTTGCCTGCGCCGACGATTACGAGGAGGTGGCCGAAGTAGGCCTTGGTAATATCGCGGCTGTAGGTGGACTAAAGGGCACCATCACGGGTGACTTGGTGACGACGAGCGTGTCCGTTGGCAACCGCGCTAAAGACATGATGctgaaagaaaatttgaatCGACCGGACCACGTGAACAATTTCTTCGCGTCCGGAGCGAACTTGCTCGATCCCGTCTTTTTCTGTTCCATAGAACCGCCTTCTTTGTCAGCGCTGTCTGCCTTAGAGATTGCACTTCAGGAATTACAGAGAGAAGATCCTAGCCTGCACGTAAGAAATGATCCAGAGACAGACCAAATCGTTCTCGGAGGAATGGGAGAGTTGCATATAGAGATCATTAAAGAGAGAATCAAGAGAGAGTACAAAATTGATGTAGATTTAGGTCCTTTACAAATTGCTTATAAGGAAACGATTCAAGATGCTGTTAAAGATACGCTACTTGTGGTACACAGAGTAGGTCAGACAAAACACCAAGTTAATATTACTATGTCTTTGATACCTAATTACAAGGGAAATGAGAAACTGCTTCTGGACAAATCTCCGGACAACGCATCGAATATCGACAGCATTCAACCACGAGTactaaatgcaataaaaaatggtGTCAAATCTGCCTTGTTGCACGGTATCAAGTTAAATTGTCCGGTAATTAATGTTGGCGTGAAGTTGCATTGGCTAGAGATGGCACGTGGCACTTCGGATACTATAGTTTCCGCCGCTGCTTCGCAATGCATCCGGAAGGTCGGGgtttatgctttaaatatatatatatatatatacacgtatgcGTGTACTGCTTGATACTatatcaatttctttctttagtaAATGATACGATACATTTAAGAGTATCTAGAGTTCAGTTATGTGTAGTATAcaagaattgaaattaatacagaaaaatatatatatacggatatatatatatggaaaaaagaaatctttgtaaatttattatcacgaATAGAGatcaatcttatttatatattaaaatattttgaaactatctaaataatatgtatatatatttttatagttgcTCCAAGATGGAAATAGCACGTTACTAGAGCCCATCATGCAATTGGAGATCGTTGCACCAGAAGAATATTCTCCAAGTATCAATTCTGATCTTACTCGTAGACGAGCGGATATACAACAAATTGATATACGTGGCAAAAATAAGGCaagtataaattttctgtTTCTTAGTCCTATAATGAAATGTAATTGTTATAAGTtatgagataataatatatttatatgcgtTTTGTAGGTTATCAGAACTCTTGCACCATTATCAGAATTATTGGGATATTCAACAACATTGAGAATCATCACCTCAGGTACCGCTACGTTTTCAATAGAATTTAGTCATTATCAGCTAATGACTGCCACTGTCGAAGACAAAgcaattgagaaaattaaaggcttttaaaattcataattataagcaatgagaaaatattacatacagttgcatataatatatagttgtatataatattaataataacaatactaCATACAATTTCATTTCGTTTTATTCAatctaatcaaaatatattgcaacatTATCATTGGTGCGTTACAATCTCCATATACGATTCTCAATAGCGACCACTAAGTATGATGGAAagcttttaatcaaatttattaattagctGGAGCAGAAAAGTCACCTCTCTCTAGctatacttaaaattattatacattatacatatattatataattatacataatatatataatatataatcaaattaaatattatataaatattttttactatttattatacaattatattacttcCATGTATTCCTAGTAGTCGcgcgtaatatattaatattgcttAAGATCATGCAAAAATGTcatatatcgtaaaatatatgtatgtgtatatattatatcatatggagggattaaatgttataatgttgAGATTGACTGGAAAAAACGACAGTCGCGtataaaaacttattcatGTCAACGCGGATAGCACAAAAGCGAGACAATAATCTTTCATTTTATACATGCcagtgtataaaatatcagcTTTATAAACGTTGGACAAAATATAGGAATTCTCGCattcgtgtaattttatttgctctaacattaaatataatatatatttgaattatacgAACTGTGTTATTGATCAATGTTAAGCGCTCAATTTGAAGAGCTTTTACAATTTCTTAACGTATTTAGAAGTTTTGAgctaaatttgtttttatccttaaaatctaaatttctaTTCTCAATACAGAGTCatagtataaaatttcattcatcTTTTGTTGAATTGCTTACAAAAATgacaaatctttatattttatatatatttctaatgtattattttaaacgttaaatatatttatatcacttGTATGCAGATAGCATTATTGCTCATATctgcgataattttttttaaggcgCAAAATAGCtggcgct
Above is a genomic segment from Anoplolepis gracilipes chromosome 3, ASM4749672v1, whole genome shotgun sequence containing:
- the LOC140664249 gene encoding tax1-binding protein 3 homolog — its product is MCAKMAFQHQPGTAMECLSIPITLEKESEYNENGEKVLKCGFKIGGGIDQDFTKSPQGYTDNGIYVTEVHEGSPAAKSGLRMHDKILQCNGYDFTMVTHKKAVSYIRKHPVLNLLVARKGVTST
- the Mrrf2 gene encoding ribosome-releasing factor 2, mitochondrial — translated: MSTSIMKMLKNNLLRTSWCKLRARYTHKDASISKGELKECNIAKIRNIGILAHIDAGKTTTTERMLFYSGLIRNMGEVHHGNTVTDYMEQERQRGITITSAAVTFNWKDYRFNLIDTPGHIDFTMEVEQTLQILDGAIIVLDGSAGVEAQTLTVSRQADRYNIPRIIYVNKMDRADANFDMSLQSIESKINIETLPIQIPMKEAGVLEGIVDVITMEKLTFDKKHYGINLIKTKITENDNGRLWDIASEKRRILTDKLSDLDDKLADIIIEQESLENLQPQILVDSLRRITTSRKGVPVILGSSYKNMGVQPLMDSVILYLPSPQNVKDLNPYKYFENKLAARVFKIVHDKQRGPITFFRIYSGNMKKGQKLYNMTREQSEQCTRLYLACADDYEEVAEVGLGNIAAVGGLKGTITGDLVTTSVSVGNRAKDMMLKENLNRPDHVNNFFASGANLLDPVFFCSIEPPSLSALSALEIALQELQREDPSLHVRNDPETDQIVLGGMGELHIEIIKERIKREYKIDVDLGPLQIAYKETIQDAVKDTLLVVHRVGQTKHQVNITMSLIPNYKGNEKLLLDKSPDNASNIDSIQPRVLNAIKNGVKSALLHGIKLNCPVINVGVKLHWLEMARGTSDTIVSAAASQCIRKLLQDGNSTLLEPIMQLEIVAPEEYSPSINSDLTRRRADIQQIDIRGKNKVIRTLAPLSELLGYSTTLRIITSGTATFSIEFSHYQLMTATVEDKAIEKIKGF